One genomic segment of Vagococcus intermedius includes these proteins:
- the tilS gene encoding tRNA lysidine(34) synthetase TilS: MLIEPFKQLITRIDEQIHQKKILLAVSGGVDSMVLLALFTGLPDECRPNIEVVHVNHHLRQESNEEEKFVKEYCHQLGVICHCKEWLECHHPLNNLEAAARDMRYAFFAKIAKEQNCDYVVTAHHGDDQAETILMRLVKGSQFRNLGGIQTVTHRANGLTVCRPLLIFSKEMIYEFAKAQNIPYREDQTNQITTYTRNRYRLQVIPNLKQENPNLLEHIQNFSRQIGYANEVIESVIEPLLADIVISKKVTCWQLDVTKLLRESEAVRYFILVEIMQQALVEKGVSINERQLSAVLSLLTAQKGQGVIQLSAGWVFKKRYASAFLMIASDTSDSNERVSEPYQLSVGENLFLSDKEWVTLVSAGETVIFPEKCQGWQRWELAVSSDSQKYPLMITRRQPGDKMIYNAQGQRKKIKRVLIDQKVPKEDREKIWVVRDAQQEISGIIPIKKSYLSIITETDKIHYRLIYLKGES; the protein is encoded by the coding sequence TTGCTGATAGAACCATTTAAACAGTTAATTACGAGGATAGATGAACAGATTCATCAAAAAAAAATATTATTAGCTGTTTCTGGTGGTGTAGATTCAATGGTATTACTAGCATTATTTACAGGGCTACCAGATGAGTGTAGACCGAATATAGAGGTAGTGCATGTCAATCATCATCTACGTCAAGAGTCGAATGAGGAAGAAAAATTTGTTAAAGAATATTGCCATCAGTTGGGAGTTATCTGCCACTGTAAAGAGTGGTTAGAATGCCATCATCCCCTTAATAATTTAGAGGCAGCAGCTCGTGATATGCGCTATGCATTTTTTGCAAAGATAGCCAAGGAACAGAACTGTGATTATGTCGTAACAGCTCATCATGGTGACGATCAAGCTGAAACGATTTTAATGCGCTTGGTAAAAGGGAGCCAGTTTAGAAACTTGGGAGGTATCCAGACGGTAACACATCGTGCCAATGGGTTAACCGTATGTCGTCCTTTGCTTATTTTCTCAAAGGAGATGATTTATGAATTTGCAAAAGCTCAAAATATCCCTTATAGAGAGGATCAAACGAATCAAATAACCACTTATACAAGAAACCGCTATAGGCTGCAGGTTATCCCGAACTTAAAGCAAGAAAATCCTAACTTATTAGAGCATATCCAAAATTTCTCACGTCAAATAGGGTATGCCAATGAAGTCATCGAGTCAGTCATAGAGCCATTACTGGCTGATATTGTAATTTCTAAAAAAGTAACGTGTTGGCAGTTGGATGTCACTAAATTATTAAGAGAATCAGAAGCTGTACGTTATTTTATTTTGGTAGAAATTATGCAACAAGCTTTAGTAGAAAAAGGGGTATCAATTAATGAGCGTCAGCTAAGTGCTGTGTTGTCCTTATTAACTGCTCAAAAAGGGCAGGGGGTTATTCAGTTATCTGCGGGTTGGGTGTTTAAAAAACGATATGCTTCTGCCTTTCTAATGATTGCTTCTGATACTAGTGATTCAAATGAAAGAGTAAGTGAACCCTATCAATTATCAGTGGGAGAGAATTTATTTTTATCTGATAAAGAATGGGTGACTCTTGTTAGTGCAGGAGAAACAGTCATTTTTCCAGAAAAATGTCAGGGATGGCAACGATGGGAGTTGGCAGTTAGTTCTGATTCTCAAAAGTATCCATTAATGATCACTAGACGCCAGCCAGGTGATAAAATGATATACAATGCGCAGGGACAAAGAAAAAAAATTAAGCGTGTCTTAATTGATCAAAAAGTTCCGAAAGAGGATAGGGAAAAAATTTGGGTGGTCAGAGATGCTCAACAAGAAATATCTGGGATTATTCCAATTAAGAAAAGTTATTTGAGTATTATTACAGAAACTGATAAAATACATTACAGGCTTATCTATTTGAAAGGTGAGTCATAG